The Chryseobacterium nakagawai genome has a segment encoding these proteins:
- a CDS encoding tryptophanase produces the protein MNLPYAEPFRIKMVEEIHQSTRAEREQWLKEANYNLFNLKSSHVYIDLLTDSGTGAMSDKQWAALMTGDESYAGSRSFEQLQNTVEKITGFKYLLPTHQGRAAENVLFSVLVKEGDVVPGNSHFDTTKGHIEFRKAHAIDCTIDEAFDINDLHPFKGNINLEKLEEVYKSNPKENIPFCLITITCNSSGGQPVSLENMKAVKALSDQYGIPVFFDSARFAENAYFIKKREQGQENRSIKEICKEIFSYGEGMTMSSKKDGLVNIGGFIALNNEEIFRKASNFTIIYEGFITYGGMAGRDMAALAVGLNEATEFAYLESRISQVEYLGNKLIEYGIPVQKPIGGHAVFIDSLNFLPNVSREEYPAQTLGLEIYKEAGIRTVEIGTLLADRDPETRQNRYPKLELVRLAIPRRTYTNNHMDYIAAAIKNVYERREEIAKGYKITWEPEILRHFTVQLEKA, from the coding sequence ATGAATTTACCGTACGCGGAACCTTTCCGCATTAAAATGGTGGAAGAAATCCACCAATCCACAAGAGCTGAAAGAGAACAATGGCTTAAAGAAGCAAATTACAATCTCTTCAACCTAAAATCTTCACATGTTTATATCGATCTTTTAACGGATTCCGGAACCGGAGCAATGTCTGACAAACAATGGGCTGCATTGATGACCGGAGATGAAAGCTATGCAGGATCCCGTTCTTTTGAGCAACTCCAGAATACTGTTGAAAAAATTACAGGATTCAAATACTTATTACCTACCCACCAGGGAAGAGCTGCTGAAAATGTACTGTTCTCTGTTTTAGTGAAAGAAGGTGATGTAGTACCTGGAAATTCTCATTTCGATACGACAAAAGGACATATTGAGTTCAGAAAAGCACATGCCATCGACTGTACAATTGATGAAGCTTTTGATATCAATGACCTTCATCCTTTCAAAGGAAATATCAACCTTGAAAAACTTGAAGAAGTTTATAAAAGCAATCCTAAGGAAAATATCCCTTTCTGTCTGATTACAATTACCTGCAATTCTTCCGGAGGACAGCCTGTCTCTCTGGAAAATATGAAAGCAGTAAAAGCTCTTTCCGATCAATATGGAATTCCTGTATTCTTTGATTCCGCAAGATTTGCAGAGAACGCTTACTTCATTAAGAAAAGAGAACAAGGCCAGGAAAACAGAAGCATCAAAGAAATCTGTAAAGAGATCTTCTCTTATGGTGAAGGAATGACAATGAGTTCTAAAAAAGATGGATTAGTAAATATTGGAGGGTTTATCGCTTTAAATAACGAAGAAATATTCAGAAAAGCATCAAATTTCACCATCATCTATGAAGGATTCATTACTTATGGAGGAATGGCCGGAAGAGATATGGCAGCTTTGGCGGTAGGTCTAAATGAGGCTACAGAGTTTGCTTATCTCGAAAGCAGAATTTCCCAGGTTGAATATCTTGGAAACAAACTTATTGAGTATGGGATCCCGGTTCAGAAACCCATCGGAGGGCATGCCGTGTTTATTGATTCTTTAAATTTCCTTCCTAATGTTTCCCGTGAGGAGTATCCGGCCCAGACTTTAGGTCTTGAAATCTATAAAGAAGCAGGAATCAGAACCGTAGAAATCGGAACTTTATTGGCAGACAGAGATCCTGAAACGAGACAAAACCGTTATCCAAAATTGGAATTGGTACGTCTTGCGATCCCTAGAAGAACATATACTAATAATCATATGGATTATATTGCTGCCGCCATAAAGAACGTATATGAAAGACGTGAAGAAATTGCGAAAGGATATAAAATTACATGGGAGCCAGAAATATTAAGACATTTTACTGTTCAGCTTGAAAAAGCATAA
- a CDS encoding bacteriocin-like protein, whose product MKNLKKLTKKNLKEINGGAGNCPPVASSCNAWCRWTAWQKLHCPSNIFEEPCECI is encoded by the coding sequence ATGAAAAATCTGAAAAAATTAACAAAAAAGAATCTGAAAGAAATTAATGGTGGAGCCGGAAATTGCCCTCCTGTAGCAAGTTCTTGTAATGCGTGGTGCCGTTGGACTGCATGGCAGAAGTTACATTGCCCAAGTAATATCTTTGAAGAGCCTTGTGAGTGTATCTAA
- a CDS encoding bacteriocin-like protein, protein MRLLICLATASLFHTNSQKIDIESMKNLKRLTKKSLKNINGGSEYCPPVTDDCFNCCRWAPRQRQRCLLEVLCMPCDE, encoded by the coding sequence ATGCGGTTATTGATATGCCTTGCGACTGCTAGTCTATTTCATACAAACAGTCAAAAAATTGACATAGAATCTATGAAGAATTTAAAAAGACTTACAAAGAAGAGCCTGAAAAATATTAACGGAGGTTCAGAATATTGCCCTCCTGTAACAGATGATTGTTTCAATTGTTGCAGATGGGCACCACGGCAGAGGCAACGTTGTTTACTTGAAGTGCTATGTATGCCTTGCGATGAATAA
- a CDS encoding DUF5686 family protein has translation MMLNNNSKKHYFLFFFLTITSFAYAQNRASGKIVDTKNNKEVNKVDIFINDSKAPILTTTSGSFSVQSDSIIQRLRFAKKNYTIETIDVTPENAENIFVQLSQAKVSNIQEVVIQAGKPKYKNKKENPAYAIMQKVWAQKRNNGLEKFDTYFYKEYEKTQFDLNNIDSAFMKKKIFNKLDFIFDYADSTASGRLGLPIFLNEAVYENYGKNKPDKDSKRTLVAQKTSGFQDNQVITVSAKNLYRDINIYDNILNYFDIGFQSPAGTDGFGTYDYNLVDTISIHGEKAFQIRYQPKRKDVLAFQGNLYIDTDTYAVLGATLRSTQKINVNFVNSVYTQLEYDNPDETTFLPKKLVTEVEMSPFSKKKGSKSIIARKSVDYSNYEFNIPLDPKVFKRKEEEYEDKFTDKDETYWTKARPDTLSKSEQGVYKMLDQLQQTPKFNRMVKLFETLGSRYYNAFKGVDFGPIFSIYGRNEVEGDRIRIGARSYFGLNDPWRVQFYTAYGFKDHQVKYGAEARYMFNRLNRFMIGAGTSRDIVQLGGQLTSGDGVASRSLSSSTFFARGENISLSSVNQTSVFAAIEPWKNIQIRVDGVMQSIKSAIPEKFNLMYYQPDGQLRKTVNDSHVTISLIAKPGARFSQTGIDRYQARNLAPTIVLRYTRGIEGLFNADFNYDKLQFMFYKPFLIGTLGKTVVSFEAGKNFNTVPLALQNIIPANLSYGLVPNTFSQLNYYEFVADAYTTLHLEHHFNGKILSYIPLIKKLKFREVAFIRAAYGTLSDASKAINVEGFKYSAPSEHIYYEYGFGIENIGIGNLRLFRVDFNWRGNYLDRPDISKFGVKAGIQVGF, from the coding sequence ATGATGTTAAACAACAACTCCAAAAAACACTATTTTTTATTTTTTTTCCTGACCATTACCAGCTTCGCATATGCTCAAAACAGGGCCAGCGGAAAGATTGTTGATACCAAAAACAATAAAGAGGTAAACAAAGTTGATATTTTTATTAACGATAGCAAGGCTCCAATCCTTACAACAACTTCCGGAAGTTTCAGTGTTCAGTCTGACAGTATTATTCAAAGGTTAAGATTTGCCAAAAAGAACTATACTATAGAAACCATTGACGTTACTCCTGAAAATGCGGAGAACATTTTTGTTCAGCTTTCTCAGGCCAAGGTAAGCAATATCCAGGAAGTGGTGATCCAGGCTGGAAAACCCAAATACAAAAACAAAAAGGAAAACCCGGCTTATGCTATTATGCAAAAAGTTTGGGCTCAAAAAAGAAATAATGGTCTGGAAAAGTTTGATACTTATTTTTACAAAGAATATGAAAAGACTCAATTTGACCTTAATAATATAGACAGCGCCTTTATGAAGAAGAAAATCTTCAATAAACTGGATTTTATTTTTGATTACGCAGATTCTACTGCCAGTGGAAGACTTGGTCTTCCTATATTCCTAAATGAGGCTGTTTATGAAAACTATGGTAAGAATAAACCAGACAAAGACAGTAAAAGAACTTTGGTTGCTCAAAAAACCTCAGGATTTCAAGATAATCAGGTCATTACTGTTTCTGCAAAGAACCTTTACAGGGATATCAATATTTATGATAATATTTTAAATTACTTTGATATTGGATTTCAGAGTCCGGCAGGAACAGATGGATTCGGAACTTATGATTATAATCTTGTAGATACCATTTCTATTCATGGAGAAAAGGCTTTTCAAATAAGATATCAGCCTAAGCGTAAGGATGTGCTGGCATTTCAGGGAAATCTTTATATAGATACAGATACTTATGCTGTTCTGGGAGCGACTTTAAGATCAACACAAAAAATCAATGTTAATTTTGTCAATAGCGTTTATACTCAACTGGAATATGATAATCCGGATGAAACAACATTCCTTCCTAAGAAATTGGTTACGGAGGTTGAGATGAGTCCTTTTTCAAAGAAGAAAGGATCTAAGAGTATTATTGCCAGAAAATCGGTTGATTATTCTAACTATGAATTCAATATTCCTCTTGATCCGAAAGTTTTCAAGCGAAAAGAAGAAGAATATGAGGACAAGTTCACGGATAAAGACGAGACTTATTGGACAAAGGCAAGGCCTGATACTTTATCTAAATCTGAACAGGGTGTATATAAAATGTTGGATCAATTACAACAAACGCCTAAGTTCAATCGTATGGTAAAATTGTTTGAAACTCTTGGTTCTCGTTATTATAATGCTTTTAAAGGAGTGGACTTCGGACCTATTTTCTCTATATATGGAAGAAATGAAGTGGAAGGAGACAGAATCAGAATCGGGGCAAGATCTTATTTTGGTTTGAATGACCCTTGGAGAGTTCAATTCTATACTGCTTACGGATTTAAAGACCATCAGGTAAAATATGGAGCTGAAGCACGATATATGTTCAACAGGCTTAATCGATTTATGATTGGAGCCGGAACCAGCAGAGACATTGTTCAGCTAGGAGGACAGCTTACATCTGGTGATGGAGTGGCATCACGCTCTTTATCTTCAAGTACGTTTTTTGCGAGAGGAGAGAATATTTCTTTAAGTTCTGTAAATCAGACAAGTGTTTTTGCTGCTATTGAACCCTGGAAAAACATACAGATAAGAGTTGATGGAGTTATGCAAAGTATAAAGTCTGCCATTCCGGAAAAATTTAACCTTATGTATTATCAGCCGGATGGTCAACTAAGAAAAACAGTAAATGATTCTCATGTTACCATTAGTTTGATCGCTAAACCGGGTGCAAGATTTTCCCAAACCGGAATTGACAGGTATCAGGCGAGAAACCTGGCTCCTACTATTGTACTAAGGTACACAAGAGGTATTGAAGGTTTATTCAATGCTGATTTCAACTATGATAAGCTGCAGTTTATGTTCTACAAACCGTTTTTGATCGGAACATTAGGGAAAACTGTTGTGAGTTTTGAAGCCGGAAAAAATTTCAATACAGTTCCTTTGGCTTTACAGAATATTATTCCCGCTAACCTTTCTTATGGTTTGGTTCCGAATACGTTCTCACAGCTTAATTATTATGAATTTGTAGCCGATGCTTATACGACTCTTCATTTGGAACACCATTTTAATGGTAAAATATTGTCTTATATTCCTTTAATCAAAAAGCTAAAGTTTAGAGAAGTAGCTTTTATACGAGCAGCTTACGGGACTTTGAGCGATGCATCCAAAGCAATTAATGTGGAAGGTTTTAAATACTCTGCTCCAAGTGAACATATTTACTATGAATATGGATTTGGTATTGAAAACATTGGTATTGGAAACTTAAGATTATTCAGAGTAGATTTTAACTGGAGAGGAAATTATCTTGACAGACCTGATATTTCAAAGTTTGGCGTTAAGGCCGGAATTCAGGTAGGATTCTAA
- the miaE gene encoding tRNA-(ms[2]io[6]A)-hydroxylase — MFKLKLPTDPRWANIAEGNIEEILTDHAWCEQKAATNAIGLITMLPEYPEIVTELLAIAQEELDHFNQVHEIIKKRGYQFGRARKDDYVNELAKFIIQGSREDLIVDKMLFAAMIEARSCERFKVLTENIKDEELKVFYKELMISEANHYTTFIGFARQLGDPEKVNERWEAWLEYEANIIKSYGNKETIHG; from the coding sequence ATGTTTAAGTTGAAACTCCCAACCGATCCAAGGTGGGCAAACATTGCAGAAGGAAACATCGAAGAAATTTTAACGGATCATGCATGGTGCGAACAAAAAGCGGCGACCAATGCCATTGGTCTAATCACAATGCTTCCTGAATATCCGGAGATTGTTACAGAACTTCTTGCCATTGCCCAAGAAGAACTTGATCATTTCAATCAGGTTCATGAGATCATTAAAAAGCGCGGGTATCAATTTGGAAGAGCCAGAAAGGATGATTATGTAAATGAACTTGCCAAATTTATCATCCAAGGAAGCAGAGAGGATCTTATTGTAGACAAAATGCTTTTTGCAGCCATGATTGAGGCCAGAAGCTGTGAAAGGTTCAAGGTTCTTACTGAAAACATCAAAGACGAAGAACTTAAAGTCTTCTACAAAGAACTCATGATCTCTGAAGCCAATCATTATACCACTTTCATTGGATTTGCAAGGCAACTTGGAGATCCTGAAAAGGTAAATGAACGATGGGAAGCCTGGCTAGAATATGAAGCCAATATCATTAAATCCTACGGAAATAAAGAAACCATTCACGGTTAA
- a CDS encoding bacteriocin-like protein, which translates to MRCGSRKAYRVGNKLKLNTMKNLKKLSKRQLKTIAGGETCPIPASWCSEWCGWSAWQKAHCANAVIDMPCDC; encoded by the coding sequence ATCAGATGCGGAAGCCGAAAAGCTTATAGAGTAGGCAACAAATTAAAACTAAATACTATGAAAAATTTAAAAAAATTATCAAAAAGACAGCTGAAGACAATTGCTGGTGGTGAGACATGTCCAATTCCAGCTTCATGGTGCAGCGAATGGTGTGGTTGGAGTGCATGGCAAAAAGCTCATTGTGCCAATGCGGTTATTGATATGCCTTGCGACTGCTAG
- a CDS encoding DUF502 domain-containing protein: protein MKKPSFESIANLFLKNFFQGLVIIGPIGLTIFVIWYIVSAIDNLVPSLAKQVPGLVFVSIILLTAILGYLGNKFVVGKFFFDTMDSLLEKTPGVKHIYTPTKDVMSSFVGDKKKFNDPVWVKTNENPEIWRIGFLTQKEMSDVDKHNYVAVYLPHSYAISGWVIVTEEKNIKPVVGMTAASAMKFAVSGGVAGFHSDENIFKAPE from the coding sequence TTGAAGAAACCAAGCTTTGAAAGTATTGCCAATCTATTTCTGAAAAACTTTTTTCAGGGGCTGGTTATTATTGGACCAATTGGACTGACAATTTTTGTAATCTGGTATATTGTAAGTGCAATAGACAATCTTGTTCCTTCACTTGCAAAACAGGTTCCGGGGCTTGTTTTCGTTTCAATCATATTACTTACTGCTATTTTAGGCTATCTTGGAAATAAATTTGTGGTGGGAAAATTCTTTTTTGACACCATGGATAGCTTACTGGAAAAAACACCGGGAGTAAAACATATTTACACTCCTACCAAGGACGTCATGTCCTCTTTTGTGGGTGACAAGAAAAAATTCAACGATCCTGTATGGGTAAAAACGAATGAGAATCCGGAAATCTGGAGAATCGGCTTTTTAACTCAAAAAGAAATGTCGGACGTTGACAAGCATAATTACGTTGCGGTATATTTACCCCATTCTTATGCCATTTCGGGCTGGGTAATTGTTACTGAAGAAAAAAACATCAAACCTGTAGTAGGAATGACTGCTGCTTCTGCTATGAAATTTGCAGTAAGTGGCGGTGTTGCCGGTTTTCATTCTGATGAGAATATATTTAAAGCACCGGAATAA
- a CDS encoding neutral zinc metallopeptidase gives MKRNFNLCFLAGAIAASFLTACSDDKMEETVLPQQESLSAKIEQPGAVEKNCSYVDNNWSANSVLMTGLQNATDTNFMNAQMTKIASLWGRSNPTLRFVNDASNFNSTYNAISYSTGKIYYGYAIYYDAKAKGGDIVNAMILAHEYGHQLQYIFGLPSVNENTARPNELEADGFAGYYLRRPNGYNKTNFSEIAAAYEFAQSIGDYQTNSPGHHGTPAQRRSAVRLGFLLGQYDLNASNFDYNFFYYYQGVLNGTYKMAKNKVNPEIDAYMSQYIDELRKIQSGEISAEEFKHLQ, from the coding sequence ATGAAAAGAAACTTTAACCTCTGCTTTCTAGCAGGTGCTATTGCTGCATCATTCCTGACAGCATGTAGTGATGACAAAATGGAAGAGACAGTTCTTCCTCAACAGGAAAGCCTTAGTGCAAAAATTGAACAACCCGGAGCCGTTGAAAAAAATTGTTCTTATGTAGACAATAATTGGAGTGCTAACTCTGTTTTAATGACCGGACTTCAGAATGCCACAGACACCAATTTTATGAATGCTCAAATGACTAAAATTGCAAGTTTATGGGGAAGAAGCAATCCTACTCTGCGTTTTGTGAACGATGCATCCAATTTCAATTCAACGTACAATGCAATTTCCTATTCTACAGGAAAGATCTATTATGGATACGCCATCTATTATGATGCAAAAGCAAAAGGCGGTGATATTGTCAATGCGATGATTCTTGCTCATGAGTATGGACATCAGCTACAGTATATCTTTGGACTTCCTTCAGTTAATGAAAATACGGCAAGACCTAATGAACTTGAAGCTGACGGTTTCGCAGGATATTACCTAAGAAGACCAAATGGTTATAACAAAACAAATTTCTCTGAAATTGCCGCTGCTTACGAATTTGCTCAAAGCATTGGAGATTATCAAACCAATAGTCCGGGGCACCATGGTACTCCTGCACAGAGAAGATCAGCTGTCCGTTTAGGTTTCCTTTTAGGACAGTATGACCTTAATGCATCCAACTTTGATTACAATTTCTTCTATTATTATCAGGGAGTTCTTAATGGAACTTACAAAATGGCTAAAAACAAGGTAAACCCAGAAATTGATGCCTATATGAGCCAATATATAGATGAATTAAGAAAAATTCAGTCCGGAGAAATTTCAGCGGAAGAATTTAAGCATCTTCAATAA
- the rplU gene encoding 50S ribosomal protein L21: MFAIVEIAGLQYKVEQDQKLFVNRLKGDKGGKVSFDKVLLTVNGAITVGAPAVSGITVEAEILDHVKADKVIVFKKKRRKGYKVKNGHRQSLTQIIITGITGFEGGAKKAAKKETVKSEVLSDNATVNFSEDHELNYHLKKNNLSQSKENRETLITLGKAVKVELEKKILTHEEVDAAIIKNIDQFKALNK; encoded by the coding sequence ATGTTTGCAATTGTAGAAATAGCAGGGCTTCAATACAAAGTTGAGCAAGACCAGAAGTTGTTTGTGAACCGTTTAAAAGGAGATAAAGGAGGAAAAGTTTCTTTCGATAAAGTTCTTCTTACTGTAAACGGAGCAATCACTGTAGGCGCCCCAGCTGTAAGCGGAATCACTGTGGAAGCAGAGATCCTAGACCACGTAAAAGCTGATAAAGTAATCGTTTTCAAAAAGAAAAGAAGAAAAGGTTACAAAGTTAAAAATGGTCACAGACAATCTTTAACTCAAATCATAATCACTGGTATTACAGGATTTGAAGGCGGAGCTAAAAAAGCAGCTAAAAAAGAAACTGTAAAGTCTGAAGTTCTTTCTGACAACGCAACTGTTAACTTTAGTGAAGATCACGAGTTGAACTATCACTTAAAGAAAAACAACTTGTCTCAGTCTAAAGAGAACAGAGAAACTTTAATTACTTTAGGTAAAGCAGTTAAAGTTGAATTAGAAAAGAAGATCCTTACTCATGAAGAAGTAGATGCTGCTATCATTAAGAATATTGATCAATTTAAAGCACTTAACAAATAA
- a CDS encoding porin has product MNIRRPFCLSIGYLLLFIGIGKIQAQETKDSLEIVVKPYASLRGHLAVYDHKLELQENASRIGLEVNIKKHDFGLIAGGEIQLNMFKGGTSFNVDGNLSGGFFNVESAQKQQVFGNRLGYLGLDFGKFGTLTIGKQWSVYRDVTAYTDRFNVFGARASATFIGGTDGGETGTGRADQAVIYRNHFGPFYIGGQIQARGGNNAKFIDGFGASLQYEIKEGFFAGAAYNRALLSDDLVNAGRIIGLTGQPTYFSLGTKYIGPIIDFSIVGVVQKNGDFSQGSYLDPAMGSLPLTTVFNAKGVEVFGKYKFQKFSVLVGYNLYVPDLKDISEQYHLDPGFKKNDIIVGLSYSPFRFAQIYSEQRLSMGKTAAGEREKSVFTLGLRIDLSGNFSKKISL; this is encoded by the coding sequence ATGAATATAAGGAGACCGTTCTGTTTGTCAATAGGGTATTTATTGCTTTTTATAGGTATAGGAAAGATACAGGCACAAGAGACAAAAGATTCACTGGAAATTGTAGTAAAGCCTTATGCGAGTCTTCGTGGACATTTAGCGGTATATGATCATAAACTGGAACTTCAGGAAAATGCCTCTAGAATTGGATTGGAAGTGAATATTAAAAAACATGACTTTGGGCTTATTGCTGGTGGCGAAATTCAGTTAAATATGTTTAAAGGGGGAACTTCTTTTAATGTAGATGGAAATTTGTCAGGAGGTTTTTTCAATGTAGAGTCTGCCCAGAAACAACAGGTTTTTGGTAACCGTCTCGGGTATTTAGGATTAGATTTCGGAAAATTCGGAACCCTTACCATCGGAAAGCAATGGAGTGTTTATCGTGATGTTACTGCTTATACAGACCGTTTTAATGTTTTTGGAGCACGGGCATCCGCAACATTTATCGGAGGAACAGATGGTGGAGAAACAGGAACCGGGCGCGCAGATCAGGCAGTTATTTATCGAAATCATTTCGGCCCATTCTATATTGGTGGGCAGATTCAGGCCAGAGGGGGAAATAATGCTAAGTTTATTGATGGATTCGGAGCTTCTCTTCAATATGAGATAAAAGAAGGTTTTTTTGCAGGAGCTGCTTATAACAGAGCTTTACTTAGTGACGATCTTGTCAATGCCGGAAGAATTATTGGGCTAACTGGGCAACCTACTTATTTTTCTTTAGGAACTAAATATATTGGACCCATCATCGATTTTAGTATTGTTGGAGTAGTACAGAAAAATGGAGATTTTTCTCAAGGTTCTTACCTAGACCCTGCGATGGGATCATTACCTCTTACAACCGTTTTCAATGCCAAAGGAGTAGAAGTCTTCGGGAAATATAAATTCCAGAAGTTCTCTGTTTTAGTAGGATATAATCTTTACGTTCCGGATCTAAAGGATATATCAGAACAATATCACCTGGATCCCGGATTCAAAAAGAATGATATAATTGTAGGACTTTCCTATTCTCCCTTCAGATTTGCTCAAATTTATAGCGAACAAAGACTTTCTATGGGAAAAACAGCAGCAGGAGAAAGAGAAAAAAGTGTTTTCACCTTAGGTCTCAGAATTGATCTCTCAGGAAACTTTAGTAAGAAAATTAGTCTTTAA
- the rpmA gene encoding 50S ribosomal protein L27: MAHKKGVGSSKNGRESHSKRLGVKIFGGQAAIAGNILVRQRGTQHHPGDNVGIGKDHTLFALVDGKVVFRKKANNRSFVSVEPNA, from the coding sequence ATGGCACACAAGAAAGGAGTCGGTAGTTCCAAGAACGGTAGAGAGTCTCACTCTAAAAGATTAGGGGTGAAGATTTTCGGAGGACAAGCTGCTATTGCAGGAAACATCCTTGTTAGACAAAGAGGTACTCAGCACCACCCAGGTGATAACGTGGGAATCGGTAAAGATCACACTTTGTTTGCATTAGTAGATGGTAAAGTAGTTTTCAGAAAGAAAGCAAACAACAGATCTTTCGTATCTGTAGAACCAAACGCGTAA
- a CDS encoding acyltransferase family protein: MNRDLYIDFAKGLATLSIIFIHTAFWSGQFYIPAEVRVFSLVFDVALFYALSGITSGTNIEKTFYRLLKLQITYMIFVTFLFFLDYFFKVFGLSFFSLQWLQSFYSTFGSKYSTTSISTIPQWQNLGNWYLHQYTNADTFPVVMGSFWYLKVYYILTVLGVLILRFFPRHINWFIGLCIGLTLLFNIFPEYYPTGQVGYVAFYMTVFLIGNRMRGKKIPTKIVPVLYTLVAVALIWMFWYYGNEIFYKINKNKFPPQIPYIIWAQFSLVTLFVLYNRLKVTKENLITYIGKNAIFFYFAQGISSSLVYFLVVPLKENMSWWLLMVTIYVINIILAFVISAGLKKVDALGWNILEFLRKKTAVKD, from the coding sequence ATGAACAGAGATCTCTATATTGACTTCGCCAAAGGATTGGCTACCCTATCCATTATCTTTATCCATACAGCTTTCTGGTCGGGGCAGTTTTATATTCCTGCAGAAGTAAGGGTCTTTTCCCTTGTTTTTGATGTCGCTTTATTTTATGCATTAAGCGGAATCACTTCAGGAACTAATATTGAGAAAACGTTCTATAGACTGCTCAAATTACAGATCACTTATATGATCTTTGTGACTTTTCTGTTCTTTTTGGATTATTTCTTTAAAGTATTTGGCCTTTCATTCTTTTCTCTGCAGTGGCTGCAGAGTTTTTATTCAACATTTGGATCAAAATATTCCACAACCAGTATTTCAACCATCCCTCAATGGCAGAACCTGGGCAACTGGTATCTTCATCAATATACCAATGCTGATACTTTCCCCGTAGTAATGGGAAGCTTTTGGTATCTTAAAGTCTATTATATTCTTACTGTTTTAGGAGTATTAATCTTAAGATTTTTCCCAAGGCATATCAATTGGTTCATTGGGCTTTGTATAGGCCTCACTTTATTATTCAACATCTTCCCGGAGTATTACCCAACAGGGCAAGTGGGCTATGTAGCCTTTTATATGACAGTATTCTTAATTGGAAACAGAATGCGTGGAAAAAAGATTCCCACTAAAATTGTTCCTGTTCTATATACCCTTGTAGCAGTAGCTTTAATATGGATGTTCTGGTATTACGGAAATGAAATTTTCTATAAGATCAATAAGAATAAATTTCCGCCACAGATTCCTTATATTATTTGGGCCCAGTTTTCATTAGTTACCTTATTCGTTCTTTATAACAGATTAAAAGTCACTAAAGAAAATCTCATCACTTATATAGGTAAAAATGCTATCTTCTTCTATTTTGCACAGGGGATAAGCTCATCCTTAGTTTATTTTCTGGTGGTTCCTCTGAAAGAAAATATGTCGTGGTGGCTTTTAATGGTTACCATTTATGTCATTAATATTATTCTAGCATTCGTTATTTCTGCAGGTTTGAAAAAAGTAGATGCATTGGGATGGAATATTCTTGAGTTTTTAAGAAAGAAAACAGCGGTTAAAGACTAA